A stretch of Clostridium sp. BJN0001 DNA encodes these proteins:
- a CDS encoding YlxR family protein: MKTKKIPLRMCTGCMEMKPKKELIRIVKNSDGEVSVDLTGKKSGRGAYICKDSDCLEKAFKTRRLSRNLEIQIDDDIYNKLKEEIENE, translated from the coding sequence ATGAAAACAAAAAAAATCCCATTGAGAATGTGCACTGGATGTATGGAAATGAAACCTAAGAAGGAACTTATCAGAATAGTAAAAAATTCTGATGGTGAAGTATCTGTTGATTTAACAGGCAAAAAATCTGGAAGAGGTGCATATATCTGCAAAGATTCTGATTGCCTTGAAAAAGCATTTAAGACTAGAAGGCTAAGCCGAAATCTTGAAATACAGATAGATGATGATATTTATAATAAATTGAAGGAAGAAATAGAAAATGAGTAG
- a CDS encoding ribosomal L7Ae/L30e/S12e/Gadd45 family protein, whose translation MSRFLRFLSIAKKAGKLIEGYNRLTESKNNKEIYLLIMSNDLSKSSKDKFIKYCDEKNISYINDFSKYELATAIGCSEIKILGVLDKNISEKLLKLYEEEKYMSRN comes from the coding sequence ATGAGTAGATTCCTAAGATTTTTAAGTATTGCCAAAAAAGCTGGAAAATTAATTGAAGGTTATAATAGACTTACTGAATCAAAAAATAATAAAGAAATATATTTATTAATAATGTCAAATGATTTATCAAAGTCGTCAAAAGATAAATTTATTAAGTATTGTGACGAAAAAAATATTTCATATATTAATGATTTCTCAAAATATGAGCTGGCTACAGCAATTGGATGCAGCGAAATTAAAATTTTAGGAGTATTAGATAAAAATATTTCTGAAAAATTATTAAAGTTGTATGAGGAGGAAAAATATATGAGTAGAAATTAA